In one Haloplanus salinus genomic region, the following are encoded:
- a CDS encoding MoaD/ThiS family protein → MDVDVRCYGEVAAAVGEREVSLALDADATLGDVVAKLGVGERAFSGGLVVMVNGRHAGAEDGLEDGDTVALSQAPMRE, encoded by the coding sequence ATGGACGTCGACGTTCGGTGTTACGGCGAGGTTGCGGCGGCGGTGGGGGAGAGGGAGGTGTCGCTCGCACTCGACGCCGACGCGACGCTCGGTGACGTGGTGGCGAAGTTGGGCGTCGGGGAGCGGGCGTTCTCCGGCGGACTCGTCGTGATGGTGAACGGCCGCCACGCCGGCGCCGAAGACGGACTCGAGGACGGCGATACCGTCGCGTTGTCGCAGGCGCCGATGCGCGAGTGA
- a CDS encoding aldehyde ferredoxin oxidoreductase family protein — MNHVRGTLLSIDVSERETTTEGVADERASFVGGRGLCTKLAHDRIPFDADPFGPENRIYFSTGPLQQSEMSFTGRMSCTGLSPLTDGLLSTNAGGYLSRNFVGTGHSAVEIVGEADELLVVHVTDEGVEFVEAPELSGATVPEVTGYVNRERDLDAEHVLCIGPAGENLVRFACVMTYESRAFGRGGMGAVLGSKNVKAVTFEGDAAPEVDLPEGVQREVHSAAATSDDLMRRQGTTGGTEMINDNFSLPTRYFEKYHFEDADKIGGNAVEEKKYKKGSCSMCAFACKLPTRDEETGLETEGPEFETVFSFGSNCEVGDIVDVMKSNELCDIYGMDTISCGNAVAAYLAAEDEFGNADLVHETVEKIATREGIGDLLAEGVSRAAADLGVRNYTVKNMEFAAHDGRVLHGQGLSYAVANRGGDHMYSTTLRVEYNGEVDPETLEGKPEIVVRRENHAAFRDSGIVCAFAGGTGHVTEETLERLFECDYADLQDVGARTVELERHFNNKRGMDREADTLPYDLPGIEAALDEYYERRGWNADGTVDDETVREYAVADD, encoded by the coding sequence ATGAATCACGTAAGGGGGACACTGCTCAGCATCGACGTGAGCGAGCGGGAGACAACCACGGAGGGAGTGGCGGACGAACGGGCGTCGTTCGTCGGCGGCCGCGGCCTCTGTACGAAGCTCGCTCACGACCGCATTCCGTTCGACGCCGACCCGTTCGGCCCGGAGAATCGCATCTACTTCTCGACGGGGCCGCTCCAGCAGTCGGAGATGTCGTTCACCGGCCGGATGAGCTGTACGGGACTCTCGCCGCTGACCGACGGGCTGCTCTCGACGAACGCCGGCGGCTACCTCTCCCGAAACTTCGTCGGGACGGGCCACTCGGCGGTCGAAATCGTCGGCGAAGCCGACGAGTTGCTGGTCGTTCACGTCACCGACGAGGGCGTCGAGTTCGTCGAGGCGCCGGAACTGTCGGGGGCGACGGTGCCCGAAGTGACCGGGTACGTGAACCGCGAGCGCGATTTGGACGCCGAGCACGTCCTTTGCATCGGCCCCGCAGGCGAGAATCTCGTCCGCTTCGCCTGCGTGATGACCTACGAGAGTCGGGCCTTCGGTCGGGGTGGAATGGGGGCCGTCCTCGGCTCGAAAAACGTGAAGGCCGTCACGTTCGAGGGCGACGCCGCCCCGGAGGTTGACCTCCCCGAAGGCGTCCAGCGGGAGGTGCACAGCGCCGCCGCCACCTCCGACGACCTGATGCGTCGGCAGGGGACCACCGGCGGGACGGAGATGATCAACGACAACTTCTCGCTGCCGACCCGCTATTTCGAGAAGTACCATTTCGAGGACGCGGATAAGATCGGCGGCAACGCCGTCGAGGAAAAGAAGTACAAGAAGGGGTCGTGTTCGATGTGCGCGTTCGCCTGCAAACTCCCGACGCGCGACGAGGAGACGGGTCTGGAGACGGAGGGACCCGAGTTCGAGACGGTGTTTTCCTTCGGGAGCAACTGCGAAGTCGGCGACATCGTCGACGTGATGAAGTCGAACGAGCTCTGTGATATCTACGGCATGGATACCATCTCTTGTGGCAACGCCGTCGCCGCCTATCTGGCCGCCGAGGACGAGTTCGGCAACGCCGATCTGGTCCACGAGACGGTGGAGAAAATCGCGACTCGCGAGGGGATCGGCGACCTCCTCGCCGAGGGCGTCTCCCGCGCTGCCGCCGATCTGGGCGTCCGGAACTACACGGTCAAGAACATGGAGTTCGCGGCCCACGACGGGCGCGTCCTCCACGGCCAAGGGCTCAGTTACGCCGTCGCGAACCGCGGCGGCGACCACATGTACTCCACGACGCTCCGCGTGGAGTACAACGGTGAGGTCGACCCCGAGACGCTGGAGGGGAAGCCGGAGATCGTGGTGCGCCGCGAGAACCACGCCGCGTTCCGGGACTCCGGCATCGTCTGTGCGTTCGCCGGCGGAACGGGTCACGTGACCGAAGAGACCCTGGAACGGCTCTTCGAGTGTGACTACGCCGACCTCCAAGACGTCGGCGCGCGGACGGTCGAACTCGAACGCCACTTCAACAACAAGCGTGGGATGGACCGCGAGGCGGACACCCTCCCCTACGACCTCCCCGGCATCGAGGCGGCGCTCGACGAGTACTACGAGCGCCGCGGGTGGAACGCCGACGGCACCGTCGACGACGAGACGGTTCGTGAGTACGCCGTCGCGGACGACTGA
- a CDS encoding TRAM domain-containing protein, with translation MEISEELECLFSASIEERDGSYVIDVPERELHVGDLREGDTYRVALVSSPARSGPGPVEQGKTDSQQERDAPEPPVEEGEVRDVEIEDIGEQGDGIARVERGFVVIVPDTDETERVKIEITDVRRNVAFAEVVERLSYYE, from the coding sequence ATGGAGATCTCTGAAGAACTCGAATGCCTGTTCTCGGCTTCCATCGAGGAACGGGACGGCTCGTATGTGATCGACGTTCCCGAACGCGAACTGCATGTAGGCGATCTACGGGAGGGGGACACGTATCGTGTCGCGCTCGTGTCTTCACCGGCTCGGAGCGGGCCAGGACCCGTCGAGCAGGGTAAAACGGACTCACAGCAGGAACGCGACGCGCCGGAACCACCGGTCGAGGAGGGCGAGGTTCGGGACGTCGAGATCGAGGACATCGGCGAACAGGGCGACGGTATCGCCCGGGTCGAACGTGGCTTCGTCGTGATCGTCCCCGACACTGACGAGACCGAGCGAGTCAAGATCGAGATTACCGACGTGAGACGGAACGTTGCCTTCGCGGAAGTCGTCGAGCGGTTGAGCTAC
- a CDS encoding amphi-Trp domain-containing protein has protein sequence MGELETEAQKTRGEVATYLRGLADQLDEGGAVTLELGNRRVELDPVDPVTFKLEGESDWTEGDTEAKQSIEFELVWRQDARTAEEGSLNVERTEPE, from the coding sequence ATGGGAGAACTCGAAACGGAAGCGCAGAAGACGCGGGGTGAAGTTGCCACGTATCTCCGGGGACTGGCCGATCAACTCGACGAAGGTGGCGCCGTGACGCTCGAACTCGGGAACCGACGCGTCGAGCTTGATCCCGTCGATCCGGTCACGTTCAAACTCGAGGGCGAGTCGGACTGGACCGAGGGCGACACCGAAGCCAAACAGAGCATCGAATTCGAGTTGGTGTGGCGGCAGGACGCACGGACCGCCGAGGAGGGATCACTGAACGTCGAACGGACGGAGCCCGAGTAG
- a CDS encoding dihydrodipicolinate synthase family protein: MPAAPEPGTADPLALRGVVPPTVTAFDADGAVDHEATAAHAQFVVDGGANGVFPLGTNGEFPLLTGAERRKVVETVTDAVDAPVIAGVGAPSTRETVDNATHAASTGADGVVVVTPYYYPLDAEAAVRHYRAVAEAVDVPVYVYHIPSKTGNELSLSTLDRLAAIEGVVGVKDSSKDVPWLAQAIDAHPELTFLAGSDSLLFPGLEIGCSGVVSAVANVFPELVVDLYDAYDAGDEAEARRLQSTVFEVRSALKRGPYMAGVKTALSLRDLNFDAGGLRAPLRTMDDEGRAALRTDLQGLGLL; the protein is encoded by the coding sequence ATGCCAGCAGCGCCGGAGCCGGGGACCGCCGATCCACTCGCCCTTCGAGGCGTCGTGCCACCGACCGTGACGGCCTTCGACGCGGACGGGGCCGTCGACCACGAGGCGACCGCCGCCCACGCGCAGTTCGTCGTCGACGGCGGGGCAAACGGCGTCTTCCCACTCGGAACGAACGGGGAGTTCCCGCTGTTGACCGGCGCGGAGCGTCGGAAGGTCGTCGAGACGGTGACCGACGCCGTCGACGCCCCGGTCATCGCGGGCGTGGGAGCGCCGAGTACGCGGGAGACGGTCGACAACGCCACCCACGCTGCCTCGACCGGCGCGGACGGCGTCGTCGTCGTCACGCCGTACTACTACCCGTTGGATGCCGAGGCCGCGGTCCGTCACTACCGGGCGGTCGCCGAGGCGGTCGACGTTCCGGTGTACGTCTACCACATCCCGAGCAAGACGGGCAACGAGCTGTCGCTGTCGACGCTCGACCGCCTCGCCGCCATCGAGGGCGTCGTCGGCGTAAAGGACTCGTCGAAGGACGTCCCGTGGCTCGCACAGGCCATCGATGCCCACCCCGAACTGACCTTCCTCGCGGGATCCGACTCGCTGTTGTTCCCGGGTCTAGAAATCGGGTGTTCGGGGGTGGTTAGCGCCGTCGCCAACGTCTTCCCCGAACTCGTCGTCGACCTGTACGACGCCTACGACGCCGGCGACGAAGCCGAGGCGAGGCGCCTCCAGTCGACGGTGTTCGAGGTACGGTCGGCGCTGAAACGTGGGCCGTACATGGCGGGGGTGAAGACCGCGCTGTCGCTGCGTGACCTGAACTTCGACGCCGGCGGGCTTCGGGCGCCGCTTCGGACGATGGACGACGAGGGGCGGGCGGCGCTCCGGACCGACCTGCAAGGTCTCGGTCTCCTGTGA
- a CDS encoding carbohydrate ABC transporter permease: MAQKQGRSRDEIREQYGLDERTLTDRLRENWTGYVFIVPTFVAFTALFYYPMVRGVTMTLTDTRLGEPGQFVGLANYQWLVTNDLFVYAFGWSIAFVAGTTFLQLALGLVAALLLNELGDAAKDWIGAVIMSPYFAAPLAGGVIWMWFLDSSFGFVTKAFGVFGAEAPAFLATGIWPFVSLIVAQTWHDYAYSAIIYAAAIASIPKEQYEAAAQSGANRLQRFRDVTLPRLLIPTIVILSLRTAWNIAEFSQPFALTGGGPGTKTMLLSILTYRVAFVNNNFARAYTIGMAMVLLSMTAAVIYVKAISEEENLYV, encoded by the coding sequence ATGGCACAGAAACAGGGGCGATCCCGAGACGAAATCCGTGAGCAGTACGGGCTCGACGAGCGGACGCTCACGGATCGACTCCGAGAGAACTGGACGGGATACGTCTTCATCGTACCGACCTTCGTCGCGTTCACGGCGCTATTTTATTATCCGATGGTCCGTGGAGTTACGATGACACTGACCGACACGCGCCTGGGCGAGCCGGGGCAGTTCGTCGGACTGGCGAACTACCAGTGGCTCGTAACGAACGACCTGTTCGTCTACGCTTTCGGCTGGTCGATAGCGTTCGTCGCCGGTACGACGTTCCTCCAGTTGGCCCTTGGACTGGTTGCCGCACTGCTGTTGAACGAACTCGGCGACGCGGCCAAGGACTGGATCGGCGCCGTGATCATGTCGCCGTACTTCGCCGCACCGCTGGCCGGCGGTGTGATCTGGATGTGGTTCCTCGACAGCAGTTTCGGCTTCGTGACCAAGGCCTTCGGCGTGTTCGGCGCCGAGGCGCCGGCGTTTCTCGCGACCGGGATCTGGCCGTTCGTTTCGCTGATCGTCGCTCAGACGTGGCACGACTACGCCTACTCGGCGATCATCTACGCGGCGGCCATCGCGAGCATCCCGAAAGAGCAGTACGAGGCGGCCGCCCAGTCCGGAGCCAATCGCCTCCAGCGATTCCGTGACGTGACCCTCCCACGGCTGCTGATTCCGACCATCGTCATTCTCTCGCTGCGGACGGCCTGGAACATCGCCGAGTTCTCCCAGCCCTTCGCGCTCACCGGCGGTGGCCCGGGGACCAAGACGATGCTCCTCAGCATCCTCACCTACCGCGTCGCGTTCGTGAACAACAACTTCGCCCGCGCGTACACCATCGGGATGGCGATGGTCCTCCTGTCGATGACCGCCGCGGTCATCTACGTGAAGGCGATCAGCGAAGAGGAGAACCTCTACGTCTAA
- a CDS encoding ABC transporter substrate-binding protein, whose product MSRRNSDDGSGTHPDADEEETTRRDFVKVTAGAAGAGAMGALAGCGGSGGGGGGDGGDGGDGGGGGDGGDGDGGGGDGGGSETVTVDFLSANAVENGDIQSHYQSSMEDFASKNGSYQVNLQTASYGDIQQSLSSRVQTGNPPALAESGGLGLQFFRNDQLADHASFMEGTDTLPDDLTAAGQQVAGFRGDYWSMGAVRNTNSNLGIRPKTFSQAGIENPMEDLATWSQFYEALQTIDEEQDIIAYEETGVPGDLESYWGYARTAYTDGTDPWLRGDGTDPTVVIGNEEMEEDRQKTDGMIKACVNLANEFSSAEAASRGDEDIPALMLSGRVASFNYALATANRWYSVDENAQIGWNDGEGDFMLLPHPRLDEDFGDAIGIDDLSGHSGDHGGHVWGLEQCHTIFSEVSSQQQEGAFALGRYLLEDNDFVLPAWGEFYEAIPGLAPKLDALRSEYDLPQNFEQSLANQVEHGSQYSNTGGPWDVWPTDPIRWTDINETISQGIAGQHSAEETPSIVRDRVLTRLEEENE is encoded by the coding sequence ATGTCGAGACGAAACTCCGACGACGGCTCCGGGACACATCCGGATGCGGATGAAGAAGAGACAACCCGTCGTGACTTCGTGAAAGTCACTGCCGGTGCAGCGGGTGCCGGTGCGATGGGCGCACTCGCCGGCTGTGGCGGGAGTGGCGGTGGCGGTGGTGGCGACGGCGGCGACGGTGGCGATGGTGGCGGTGGTGGCGACGGCGGCGACGGCGACGGTGGCGGCGGCGACGGCGGCGGCAGCGAGACCGTCACCGTCGACTTCCTCTCCGCGAACGCCGTGGAGAACGGCGACATCCAGAGTCACTACCAGTCGTCGATGGAGGATTTCGCCTCGAAAAACGGCAGCTACCAAGTCAACCTCCAGACGGCGTCCTACGGGGACATCCAGCAGTCCCTGTCCTCGCGCGTCCAGACCGGCAACCCGCCCGCGCTAGCGGAGTCCGGTGGGCTCGGCCTCCAGTTCTTCCGCAACGACCAGTTGGCCGACCACGCCTCGTTCATGGAGGGGACCGACACCCTCCCCGACGACCTCACGGCCGCGGGCCAGCAGGTCGCCGGGTTCCGGGGCGACTACTGGTCGATGGGTGCCGTGCGTAACACCAACAGTAATCTCGGCATCCGGCCCAAGACGTTCTCGCAGGCCGGCATCGAGAACCCGATGGAAGATCTGGCGACGTGGAGCCAGTTCTACGAAGCCCTCCAGACCATCGACGAGGAACAGGACATCATCGCCTACGAGGAGACCGGGGTTCCGGGCGACCTCGAGTCGTACTGGGGCTACGCCCGGACGGCGTACACCGACGGGACGGACCCCTGGCTCCGCGGCGATGGGACCGATCCGACCGTCGTCATCGGGAACGAGGAGATGGAGGAAGACCGGCAGAAGACCGACGGCATGATCAAGGCGTGTGTCAACCTCGCCAACGAGTTCAGCAGTGCCGAGGCTGCCTCGCGCGGCGACGAGGACATCCCCGCCCTGATGCTCAGCGGCCGGGTCGCCTCCTTCAACTACGCGCTCGCGACGGCGAACCGCTGGTACTCCGTCGACGAGAACGCGCAGATCGGCTGGAACGACGGCGAAGGCGACTTCATGCTGCTCCCCCACCCGCGGCTGGACGAGGACTTCGGCGATGCCATCGGCATCGACGACCTCAGCGGCCACTCGGGCGACCACGGTGGTCACGTCTGGGGGCTCGAGCAGTGTCACACCATCTTCAGCGAGGTGAGCAGTCAACAGCAGGAGGGCGCCTTCGCGCTCGGTCGCTATCTGCTCGAGGATAACGACTTCGTCCTCCCCGCGTGGGGCGAGTTCTACGAGGCCATCCCGGGTCTCGCGCCCAAACTCGACGCGCTGCGCAGCGAGTACGACCTGCCGCAGAACTTCGAGCAGTCGCTCGCCAACCAAGTCGAACACGGCAGCCAGTACAGCAACACGGGTGGCCCGTGGGACGTCTGGCCGACCGACCCGATCCGCTGGACGGACATCAACGAGACGATCAGCCAGGGGATCGCCGGTCAGCACAGCGCCGAGGAGACGCCCTCCATCGTGCGTGACCGGGTGCTGACGCGACTCGAAGAGGAGAACGAGTGA
- a CDS encoding TCP-1/cpn60 chaperonin family protein, with translation MAAQRGNDARLDNRERTDWTIRDEDAREYVRGAVDATVGLVESTYGPAGMEKLVATADLQNRDEMRRIDDAGRLFDAIDNGGGFGHPVAALFVDGVAGMRSRVHDGTTAAVLLTGALMEEGFDLVEQGLAPSSVLVGYGIARARAGDILDELARPVDATDEATLANVAATTMTTALDPTVREDLSARVASTVGRLADAGDGGWPNTDHAKVLTAPGVDTTTCDGLVLSRPADAGPNGAGVTTSLTDATVAILDREIDFEETASVLGGGEGIRLTSAAAAERYRTELDARRRDAAERLVERGVDVLVSLEKLDEGVVDAFERAGLAVVDKATYPKEDVYRLATATGGTVVSKLGDLTAGRLGRAGRVERREVGDEVWTVFEGCPGPVFTIVSGGETAEEARRREGAIADALETAATAAIDEQVVPGAGAPAAAVAAGIRAGETTVTGREQLAAAAFADAVERLPVVLARNAGHDPLAAVTDLRTAHAAEGRSSVGVSVDTGDPIDAWAAGVVEPRRVFSQAIETAGAIVEQLLTIDSVLYPNVELYGYTPRPERE, from the coding sequence ATGGCCGCTCAGCGAGGGAACGACGCCCGTCTAGATAACCGGGAGCGTACCGACTGGACGATCCGTGACGAGGACGCCCGCGAGTACGTTCGGGGCGCCGTCGACGCGACGGTAGGACTCGTCGAATCGACGTACGGCCCGGCCGGGATGGAGAAACTCGTGGCGACGGCGGACCTGCAGAACCGGGACGAGATGCGCCGCATCGACGACGCGGGACGACTCTTCGACGCCATCGACAACGGCGGCGGCTTCGGCCACCCGGTCGCGGCGCTGTTCGTCGACGGCGTCGCGGGGATGCGGAGCCGGGTCCACGACGGGACGACGGCGGCGGTCCTCCTGACGGGTGCCCTCATGGAGGAGGGGTTCGACCTCGTCGAGCAGGGACTCGCCCCCAGCAGCGTCCTCGTGGGGTACGGCATCGCTCGGGCGCGCGCCGGCGACATCCTCGACGAACTCGCCCGGCCCGTCGACGCGACCGACGAGGCGACGCTCGCGAACGTCGCAGCGACGACGATGACGACCGCCCTCGACCCCACGGTTCGGGAGGATCTGTCGGCACGCGTCGCGTCGACGGTCGGCCGCTTGGCCGACGCGGGCGACGGCGGCTGGCCGAACACCGATCACGCGAAGGTGCTCACGGCGCCGGGCGTCGACACGACGACCTGCGACGGGCTCGTGTTGTCCCGACCCGCCGACGCCGGCCCGAACGGCGCGGGCGTCACGACATCGCTCACGGACGCGACGGTCGCGATTCTGGACCGGGAGATCGACTTCGAGGAGACGGCGAGCGTGCTCGGCGGCGGCGAGGGCATCCGGCTCACCTCGGCCGCGGCGGCGGAGCGCTACCGGACCGAACTCGACGCGCGCAGGCGCGACGCGGCCGAGCGCTTGGTCGAACGTGGCGTCGACGTCCTCGTCTCGCTGGAGAAACTCGACGAAGGGGTCGTCGACGCGTTCGAGCGGGCGGGGCTGGCGGTCGTCGACAAGGCCACCTACCCCAAGGAGGACGTCTACCGGCTCGCAACGGCAACCGGCGGGACGGTCGTCTCGAAGCTCGGAGACCTCACCGCGGGCCGATTGGGGCGGGCCGGGCGCGTCGAGCGACGCGAGGTCGGCGACGAGGTTTGGACCGTCTTCGAGGGCTGTCCCGGGCCGGTGTTCACCATCGTCTCGGGCGGGGAGACCGCCGAGGAGGCGCGGCGACGGGAGGGCGCGATAGCGGACGCCCTCGAAACGGCCGCCACCGCCGCCATCGACGAGCAGGTGGTGCCGGGCGCTGGCGCGCCGGCCGCCGCGGTCGCGGCCGGTATCCGAGCGGGGGAGACGACCGTCACCGGTCGCGAGCAACTCGCCGCCGCCGCGTTCGCCGACGCCGTCGAACGGCTTCCGGTCGTCCTCGCGCGCAACGCCGGACACGATCCGCTCGCCGCGGTGACGGACCTGCGGACGGCCCACGCCGCGGAGGGCCGGTCGTCGGTCGGGGTGAGCGTCGACACCGGCGATCCGATCGACGCGTGGGCGGCCGGGGTCGTCGAGCCGCGTCGGGTGTTCTCACAGGCCATCGAGACGGCGGGCGCGATCGTCGAGCAACTGCTCACGATCGACTCGGTCCTCTACCCCAACGTCGAACTGTACGGCTACACGCCGCGGCCGGAGCGTGAGTGA
- the kdgK1 gene encoding bifunctional 2-dehydro-3-deoxygluconokinase/2-dehydro-3-deoxygalactonokinase: MSELVTFGETMLRLTPPRGHRLSRVDRLDVHVGGAESNVAVGAANLGVDAAWLSVLPDSELGERIAYALRGEGVEPLVTWTDDGRVGTYYFERGGMPRGRDVVYDREGAPIRAARPEQVAVDRVRDADVFFTTGITPALSDRLVETTGSLLRTASDAGARTAFDVNYREKLWTPAEARETLADLFPAVDVLFAAERDARTVLGFDGDAEAMASGLAAEFDFETVVITRGEKGALARHGGTTTEQGTFPADTVDPLGSGDAFASGFLAERLDGASIDEALAYGAATAALKRTIEGDMARVSADEVRAIVEDGGGVDIER, from the coding sequence ATGTCGGAACTCGTCACTTTCGGGGAAACGATGTTGCGTCTCACGCCGCCGCGAGGCCACCGGCTCTCGCGGGTCGACCGACTCGACGTCCACGTCGGCGGCGCCGAGAGCAACGTCGCGGTGGGCGCCGCCAACCTCGGCGTCGACGCGGCGTGGCTGTCGGTGCTGCCTGACTCCGAACTCGGTGAACGGATCGCGTACGCCCTCCGCGGCGAAGGCGTCGAACCGCTCGTCACGTGGACGGACGACGGCCGCGTCGGCACCTACTACTTCGAGCGCGGCGGGATGCCGCGTGGGCGCGACGTCGTCTACGACCGCGAAGGGGCCCCGATCCGGGCGGCGAGGCCCGAGCAGGTGGCCGTAGACCGGGTCCGCGATGCCGACGTGTTCTTCACCACCGGAATCACGCCGGCGCTGTCCGACCGCCTGGTCGAGACGACCGGGTCCCTGCTCCGGACGGCCAGCGACGCCGGCGCACGGACGGCGTTCGACGTGAACTACCGGGAGAAACTGTGGACGCCCGCCGAGGCCCGGGAGACGCTCGCGGACCTGTTCCCGGCAGTCGACGTCCTGTTCGCCGCCGAACGCGACGCCCGCACGGTACTCGGGTTCGACGGCGACGCCGAGGCGATGGCCAGCGGTCTCGCCGCCGAATTCGACTTCGAGACGGTCGTCATCACGCGCGGCGAGAAGGGCGCACTGGCCCGACACGGCGGGACGACGACCGAGCAGGGGACGTTCCCGGCCGACACCGTCGATCCGCTCGGGTCCGGCGACGCCTTCGCCAGCGGCTTTCTCGCCGAGCGCCTGGACGGGGCGTCGATCGACGAGGCGCTGGCCTACGGCGCTGCGACGGCCGCGCTGAAACGGACCATCGAGGGCGACATGGCCCGCGTCTCGGCCGACGAGGTGCGGGCCATCGTGGAGGACGGCGGCGGCGTGGATATCGAACGGTGA
- a CDS encoding TCP-1/cpn60 chaperonin family protein: MVNKELVGGVRTVCDVVETALGPFGANKLLIQADGTVTATASSTELLDRLDVDDPAVTLLDSAAAGFDEQYGDGTGSVVTLAGALLRRADRLAERGLHPTAIERGYRDGLAIALDAVDHTARPLSSVDPADVARTALTGTRNPQVRRSVSTQVAAAVADAGDDASERIRVVSRTGGAAAETNLVSGVVLERGPVLESMARSRSETGIALLSSTVDMPHAGSQLGRVSRRVEFEADSFADREALAEHESGTFTEQLRAAVDAGCGVVITERAINERVQSELAAAGIVGINRVDADELRRLARATDATVVPTLAQVTAETLGRGSVDVNRKAGRDMTFVTSDAGDSVRTLFCRAPDPRTAGAFERSVEAAVASTAAAVGEGRVVPGGGAAEATASWRVAQEARSLPGREQLAADAFGAALMAVPRALAATAGLDAGRAAVQLRVARSEGRDSVGIDALAGTTTDVLGDLPIVEPVSLKRNVLTTATDLAVQLIRIDQRLDATDLGDEEETEPTADAPDPGPA; this comes from the coding sequence ATGGTCAACAAAGAGCTGGTTGGCGGCGTCCGCACCGTCTGTGACGTCGTCGAAACCGCTCTCGGGCCGTTCGGGGCAAACAAGCTCCTGATTCAAGCGGACGGCACCGTGACGGCGACCGCCTCGTCGACGGAGCTCCTCGACCGACTGGACGTGGACGATCCGGCCGTGACGCTTCTCGACTCGGCCGCCGCCGGCTTCGACGAGCAGTACGGGGACGGGACGGGCTCGGTCGTCACGCTGGCCGGGGCCTTGCTCCGGCGCGCGGACCGCCTCGCCGAACGCGGCCTCCACCCGACGGCCATCGAACGGGGGTACCGTGACGGGCTCGCCATCGCCCTCGACGCCGTCGATCACACGGCGCGCCCGCTCTCGTCGGTCGATCCGGCCGACGTGGCCAGGACCGCTCTCACCGGCACCCGGAACCCGCAGGTCCGGCGCTCCGTCTCGACGCAGGTCGCGGCGGCCGTCGCCGACGCGGGCGACGACGCGAGCGAGCGCATCCGTGTCGTCTCACGAACCGGCGGTGCCGCCGCCGAGACCAACCTCGTCTCCGGCGTCGTCCTCGAACGTGGGCCGGTTCTCGAATCCATGGCCCGCTCGCGGTCCGAAACGGGCATCGCCCTGCTGTCCTCGACGGTCGACATGCCCCACGCCGGGAGTCAACTCGGACGCGTCTCCCGCCGCGTCGAGTTCGAGGCCGACTCCTTCGCCGACCGCGAGGCGCTAGCCGAACACGAGTCCGGGACGTTCACCGAACAACTCCGGGCGGCGGTCGACGCCGGCTGTGGCGTCGTGATCACCGAACGGGCGATCAACGAGCGCGTCCAGTCGGAACTCGCCGCGGCGGGCATCGTCGGCATCAACCGGGTCGACGCCGACGAACTCCGGCGGCTCGCCCGGGCGACCGACGCGACGGTCGTGCCGACGCTCGCACAGGTCACCGCGGAGACGCTCGGCCGCGGCAGCGTCGACGTCAATCGGAAGGCCGGCCGCGACATGACGTTCGTCACGTCCGACGCCGGGGACTCGGTCCGGACGCTGTTCTGTCGCGCCCCGGACCCCCGGACGGCCGGGGCGTTCGAGCGCTCGGTCGAGGCCGCCGTCGCGTCGACCGCCGCGGCCGTCGGGGAGGGACGCGTCGTCCCCGGCGGCGGCGCCGCCGAGGCGACCGCGTCGTGGCGCGTCGCTCAGGAGGCCCGCTCGCTCCCCGGCCGCGAGCAACTCGCCGCCGACGCGTTCGGCGCGGCGCTGATGGCCGTCCCCCGGGCGCTGGCGGCCACGGCCGGCCTGGACGCCGGGCGGGCGGCCGTCCAGTTGCGCGTCGCCCGCTCCGAAGGCCGGGATTCCGTCGGAATCGATGCCCTCGCCGGGACGACGACGGACGTCCTCGGCGACCTGCCAATCGTCGAACCGGTGTCGCTGAAACGGAACGTGTTGACGACGGCGACCGATCTGGCGGTTCAGTTGATCCGCATCGATCAACGACTCGACGCCACGGACCTCGGCGACGAGGAGGAGACCGAGCCGACGGCCGACGCGCCCGACCCCGGGCCGGCCTGA